The genome window GAGCCACGGTCGTGGTCGTCGGCGCCGGCGGCAGCATCGGCAGTCAGCTCGTCCCCCACCTCGCGCGCACGCCGGGCATCGGACGGGTCGTGCTCGTCGACGGCGACCGTTACGACGAACGCAACCTCTGGGGTCAGAACATCCGCCGTCGCGACCTCGGACATCTGAAGGTCGCCGTGCAGCGGCGAGTGCTGCGCGAGATCGACGGCACGCTCGCGGTCGACGCGATCGCGGACGTCGTCGAGAACGTGCCGCTCGGGCGCATGCGGGGCGACGTGGTGCTCGGCGCCGTCGACTCCAAGGGCGCCCGGCGCTCGCTCAACACGATCGCGACGCGCCTCGGCATGCCCTGGATCGACGCCGGCGTGAACGGCGATCAGCGCCTCGCACGCGTGAGCATCTACCGCACCGACGCCGCGGCGCCCTGTCACGAATGCGCGTGGGACGACGGCGACTACGCGCTCGCCGACACGGAGCGGCCCTGCCTCGCGGGCGCGTCGTGGACGCCGACCCGGGCGCCGAGCGCCCTCGGGGCGCTCGCGGCGTCGCTGCAGGCGCTCGAGTGCCGGCGGCTCCTCGCCGCCGAGGACGCCTTCGACGGCGCCGGGCGCGAAGTGGTCGTCGCCGCCGACACGCACCGCATGGTGGTGACCCGGTTCGCCCGCAACCCCGACTGCCGCTTCGATCACCGCGCCTTCGCGCTCCTCCCGCTCACGCCGAGCGTGGCGACCGCGACGCTCGCCGACGCGTTCGCGCTCGCGCGCCGCGCGCTCAGGGGCGACGCCGTCGAGCTCGGCGTGCCCGGCCATCTCTTCGCGACCCGGCTCACGTGCGTGCGGTGCCGGAACGCGCAGTCGCTCGCGCCGCATCTCCGCGGCCGCCTCGACGCGACCGCTCTCGCCTGCCCCGCCTGCGGCGCCGCGCGCGAGGTCGGCGGCTTCGACGCGCACGAGCGGCTCGACCCGACGCAGCCGGCGGCCGTCGCCGCGCTACCGCTCGCGCGGCTCGGGCTCCGCGCCGGCGACGTCGTCGGCGCGACCGACGGCCGCACGGTCGTCCATTTCGAATGTGGAGGTGACGCACCATGATGGATCCGAAGCTCCGCGACTTCCTCGAGACGCAACGCACGCAAGGCCTGGCGCTCGCCGCCGCGAGCGACCTGCTCGAGCTCGTGCCGCTCGACGGCCCGCCGACGCGCCGTTGGGTCGCGCGTTTCCGCTGCGCCGGGCTCGTCGAGACCGAGACGGGAACGATCGTCGAGGGCGACGACTTCTGGGCCGGCATCACGTTCCGCGAAGACCACCTGCGCGCGGTCGACCCGCGCATGCTCGTGACCTGGCTCCGCCCGCGCCTCTGGCACCCGAACGTGCTGGGGCCACTGGTCTGCCTCGGGCACACCGGCGTCGGCATCTCGCTCGTCGAGATCGTCTACCAGCTGCACGCGATCGTCACCTACACCAAGGCCACGCTCGACGACGCGCTGAATCCCGCGGCCGCCGCGTGGGCACGCGAGCAGGCGCACCGCTTCCCGGTCGATCGCCGTCCGTTGAAGCGCCTGGACGCTCCGGCGCCGGTCGGCGCGCCGGACGCGGTCGATTTCGTCGTCGCAGAGGTGGCGCCGTGAACGCGCGCGCGGTCGCGGCACTGACGGCGGCGGTCGACGTGATCGTGCCGGCGGGACCCGACGCGTGGCGCTTCACCGCCGACGTCGCGGGCGCCCCGCTCACCGGCGATGCGGTGAGCGACGGCGACTGGCTCGACCTCACGGTGCCGGCCGGAGAATCCCGCGCCGTCCTCGACGACTGGCGCTCCCTCGAGCGGAACGCGACGCTCCCGGCGGGCGTACGCCTGGTCGCCACCACGGCGGGCATCGGCCTCCGCGCCGACGTGCCGCTCGCGGCAGACGGCGACGCGACATCACTCCTGCGCGCCGCGGTCGGCGCGTTGGCGGCGGCCGCGGGGCTCGCCGGCGCGCCCGCGCGGTCCGACGCCGCGGCCGCGCCGGCGACGAACGCCGCGCCCGAGCGCATCACCGCGCCGCGCTTCGCGACCGCGCCGCGCGGCGCCGACGAGTGGACCGTCGACCTCGCCGTCCCGGACCTCGCGGCGCGCGCCGTCGTGCGCCGCGCGCCCGACGCGACGCTCGCCGTCACCGTCGCGCTCCTCGACGAGATGCCGCAGGCGCTTTCCGCGACGGCGCGCCGCGCCGTCGCCCGCCTCCTCGGACGCGTCGCGACCCTCGTCCGTCTGGCGCGGCCCGCGGTCGACGTCGGCGCGCCGGCGTCGCTGCGCTTCGAAGTGCTCGGCGTAGACGCGGACGCGGTGGCGCTCGACCACGCGTGCGGCGCGCTCGCTGCCGCCTGCCGCCTCGCCGCCGCGGAGACGCCGGCGCTGCTTTCCGACGACGCTCTCGCGCGTCGCTTTCTCGCGCTCGACACCGCCGTGACCATCGCGCGCGCGGCATGACCCCCAACCCGACCCCACCCAGGAGGAACCGACGATGACCCAGACCGCCACCCTCACGATGGATCTCCGCGCCAGCGACATCACCGGCCAGAAGCATGTCCGGGCGGCCGCCGTGCCGAAGCACTTCACGATCGCCGAGGTCGTGCAGCGCCTGATCGCCAAGATGGGCCTCGCGCGCGCGAGCAGCGGCGGTGCGCCGCTCGCCTACCACGCGCGCCTCGACCGCGTCGGACGCCATCTCCACGGCAACGAGACGGTCGGCGACGCGCTCGAGCCCGACGACGAGCTGGTACTGACGCCCGACATCGACGCGGGCCGCGCCGCGCGCCGCTGCGCCGCGACGCGCGCCAAGCGGCGCGGGAGCTGAGCCGTGGCGTACGAGTGGGCCATCGAGCTCGTCGGCGACGACGGGCACGCGGTCGGACGCGTCGGCATCGCGCCCGACTGGCGGCCCGCCGTCGATTGGACCCATTTCGACGGCGTCCGCGCGGGCGTGCTGCCGGCCCGCGCGCGCACCGACGCGGGCGCCGTCGAGCCGCTCTGGGACACGACGCGCGGCGCGCCCTACGTGGACGGCTTCCGCGTGAGCGTGCGGGCCGACGACCGGATCGCGAGGCGGGACATCCCGCGCCGCTACGTCGGCGGCCTCGCCCGCGAGGCCGCCGCCGCGCTCGCGACCCGCCTCGGGCTCCGCGGCGAGCGCGACGTCCGCTGGCTCGTGCGCGCCACCCCCGATGCGGTTCCCACGCCGGCGCCGAACGACGAGGGCTTCGCGGTCGAGCCCGAGGCGCGGCCCTGGCCGGTGCGCGACACCCCGCTCGCGCCCTTCCTCGGCGCGGCGATGCGGGTCGGCGCCGCCGACGGCGGCCTGCCCGTCTTCGTTCCGCCGACGGTCCTCGAGGAGGCCCACGCGCGCGCCGCGGGCGACGTCGAGACGGGCGGCCTGCTCCTCGGCCGCCTGCACCGCGACGTCGAGCCGCCGTACGAGCTCTTCGTCGAGGTCACCGCCCAGCTCCCGGCCGAGCACACGGTCGCGACCGCGACCGCGATCACGTTCACCGCCGAAACGTGGAGCGCCGCGCGCCGCGCGGTCGCGGCGCGCGGCCGGAGCGAGATCGTCGTCGGATGGATCCATAGCCACCCGGACTGGTGCCGATTGCACGACTGCCCGCTCGAGCGGCGCCGCACGTGCACGGCGTCGCAACCGTTCTTCAGCCCGGAGGACGTGCACCTCCACGCGTCGTGCTTCCCGATCGGCTGGCAGGTCGCGCTCCTCGTGAGCGACAGCGCGGCGACCGGCGGCCTCACCTCGTCGCTCTACGGGTGGTCGGAGGGCCTGGTCGTGCCCCGCGCGTTCCACGTTCTGCTGCAAGGAGTCTCCCATGCCTAGATCGCCCGCATCCACCCTCGACGCCGACGTCGTCGCGCGTCTGCTCGCCACCGGCGACGACGCGCCCTCGCTCGACGAGCAGGTCATGCTCGCCGCGCTCCTGCGGGCGCGTACGCGCGACGCCGGCGGCCAGCTCGACCGCCTGCTCCTCGAGCAGCTGGCGGCGCTCCGCCAGGGCCTCGCGGCCGCCGACCACGTGCAGCGCGAGCTCCGCGCCGTCCTCGATCGCCTGGCGGCGCCGCCGTGGCACCCGGCGCTCTTCCTCCGCGTCGTCGCGACCGACCTCGGCCCGCGCGCGATGGTCGCGCAGGCCGGGAGCCGGCGCGTCGTCGCCCTCGGCGAGGACGTCGCGATCGACGAGCTGGCGCCGGGCGAGGAGGTCCTGCTCGGTGCCGACGGCTCGATCGTCGCGGCGCGCTCGCCGTACGGCGCGCCGCCCTTCGGCGAGACGGCGACCTTCGAGCGCCTCCTCGCGGACGGGCGCGTGATGCTGCGGTGGCGCGACGAGGAGGTCGTCGTCGACGTTGCGGGAGCGCTCGCGGCGACGGCGCTCGCGCCCGGCGATCTGGTGCGCTGGGACCGCACCGCGTGGATGGCTCTCGAACGCGTCGGCGCGGGCACGCGCGACGATCTCGGCTTCGCCGACGTCCCGGACGTCGGACGCGCCGACGTCGGCGGCCTCGACGACGCGCTCGAGCTCGTACTGTCCGCCCTCAGCGCGACGCTGGTCGCGCCCGCGAAGGCGCGCGCGTACGGCCTGCGCGGCCGGCAGGCGATCCTCATGGTCGGGCCGCCGGGCTGCGGCAAGACGCTGATCGCGCGCGTCGCCGCCGCGGAGGTGGGACGGCTCGCGGGCCGGCGCTGTCGCTTCGCGATCGTGAAGCCGTCGGAGTGGGACGATCCCTACTACGGCGTCACCGGGCAGCGCATCCGCGCGACCTTCGCGGCGCTGGCGCGCGCCGCCGACGAGGACGGCTCCGCCGTGCTCTTCCTCGACGAGATCGAGGCGATCGGCCGGGCGCGCGGCGGCGCCGGCAACCTGCACGGCGACAAGTACCTGACGGCGCTGCTCGTCGAGCTCGACGGATTCGCCGCGCATCGCAACGTGGCGGTGATCGCCGCGACGAACCGGCGCGACCTCCTCGACGGCGCCCTGCGCTCCCGCTTCGACGTCGAGGTGCCGGTCGGGCGTCCGACGCTCGCCGGCGCGCGCGCGATCTTCGCGCTGCACGTGCCGCCGAGCGTACCGCTCGCCGACGGCGCCGGGCGCGACGCCCTCGTGGACCTCGCCGTGTCGCGGCTCTACGCCCCGAACGCGGGCGCGATCGCGACCCTCGTCCTCCGCGACGGACGAACGCGGGTCGTCGCCGCGCGCGAGCTCGCGAGCGGCCGCCTCATCGCG of Deltaproteobacteria bacterium contains these proteins:
- a CDS encoding Mov34/MPN/PAD-1 family protein translates to MAYEWAIELVGDDGHAVGRVGIAPDWRPAVDWTHFDGVRAGVLPARARTDAGAVEPLWDTTRGAPYVDGFRVSVRADDRIARRDIPRRYVGGLAREAAAALATRLGLRGERDVRWLVRATPDAVPTPAPNDEGFAVEPEARPWPVRDTPLAPFLGAAMRVGAADGGLPVFVPPTVLEEAHARAAGDVETGGLLLGRLHRDVEPPYELFVEVTAQLPAEHTVATATAITFTAETWSAARRAVAARGRSEIVVGWIHSHPDWCRLHDCPLERRRTCTASQPFFSPEDVHLHASCFPIGWQVALLVSDSAATGGLTSSLYGWSEGLVVPRAFHVLLQGVSHA
- a CDS encoding AAA family ATPase, with translation MPRSPASTLDADVVARLLATGDDAPSLDEQVMLAALLRARTRDAGGQLDRLLLEQLAALRQGLAAADHVQRELRAVLDRLAAPPWHPALFLRVVATDLGPRAMVAQAGSRRVVALGEDVAIDELAPGEEVLLGADGSIVAARSPYGAPPFGETATFERLLADGRVMLRWRDEEVVVDVAGALAATALAPGDLVRWDRTAWMALERVGAGTRDDLGFADVPDVGRADVGGLDDALELVLSALSATLVAPAKARAYGLRGRQAILMVGPPGCGKTLIARVAAAEVGRLAGRRCRFAIVKPSEWDDPYYGVTGQRIRATFAALARAADEDGSAVLFLDEIEAIGRARGGAGNLHGDKYLTALLVELDGFAAHRNVAVIAATNRRDLLDGALRSRFDVEVPVGRPTLAGARAIFALHVPPSVPLADGAGRDALVDLAVSRLYAPNAGAIATLVLRDGRTRVVAARELASGRLIAQIVAAACRRAYVRDLRGGAPGLRAADLEHAIDDALGRLATLLTPRNAHDHLVDLPADADVVRVRPCAAVATRPYRYERAA
- a CDS encoding ThiF family adenylyltransferase, coding for MTATRGATVVVVGAGGSIGSQLVPHLARTPGIGRVVLVDGDRYDERNLWGQNIRRRDLGHLKVAVQRRVLREIDGTLAVDAIADVVENVPLGRMRGDVVLGAVDSKGARRSLNTIATRLGMPWIDAGVNGDQRLARVSIYRTDAAAPCHECAWDDGDYALADTERPCLAGASWTPTRAPSALGALAASLQALECRRLLAAEDAFDGAGREVVVAADTHRMVVTRFARNPDCRFDHRAFALLPLTPSVATATLADAFALARRALRGDAVELGVPGHLFATRLTCVRCRNAQSLAPHLRGRLDATALACPACGAAREVGGFDAHERLDPTQPAAVAALPLARLGLRAGDVVGATDGRTVVHFECGGDAP